From Aquabacter sp. L1I39, the proteins below share one genomic window:
- a CDS encoding cytochrome c1, which produces MIKRSILFGAVAAALLFGAPARAAEGGHDDRPHRESWSFAGPFGLYDTAQLQRGFKVFREVCAACHSANYLYFRNLAQPGGPSFSEAQAKAVAAEYQITDGPNDQGDMFQRPGRLSDHWPSPFPNDQAARAANGGAYPPDFSVLAKARSYHVGFPGFITDAFIQYQEHGVDYIHALLNGYVEPPEGTTVQPGLHYNKYFPGHQIAMPKPLSDGQVEYTDGTPQTVDQYSRDVSAFMMWMAEPHLDARKRMGFQVMIFLVVLAGLLYFTKKKIWKDVAH; this is translated from the coding sequence ATGATCAAGCGCAGCATTCTCTTCGGCGCGGTCGCGGCGGCCCTCCTGTTCGGGGCCCCCGCCCGGGCGGCGGAGGGCGGGCATGATGACCGCCCCCACCGCGAATCCTGGTCGTTCGCCGGGCCCTTCGGCCTGTACGACACGGCGCAGCTTCAGCGTGGCTTCAAGGTGTTCCGCGAAGTTTGCGCCGCCTGCCACTCGGCCAATTACCTCTATTTCCGCAATCTCGCCCAGCCCGGCGGCCCCTCCTTCTCGGAGGCGCAGGCCAAGGCGGTGGCGGCGGAATATCAGATCACGGACGGACCGAACGACCAGGGCGACATGTTCCAGCGCCCGGGCCGTCTGTCAGACCATTGGCCTTCGCCCTTCCCCAATGATCAGGCCGCGCGCGCGGCCAATGGTGGGGCCTATCCGCCGGACTTCTCGGTGCTCGCCAAGGCCCGCTCCTACCATGTGGGTTTCCCCGGCTTCATCACCGACGCCTTCATCCAGTATCAGGAGCACGGCGTGGACTATATCCACGCACTGCTGAACGGCTATGTGGAGCCGCCGGAGGGCACCACCGTGCAGCCGGGCCTGCACTACAACAAGTATTTCCCCGGCCACCAGATCGCCATGCCCAAGCCCTTGAGCGACGGGCAGGTGGAATATACGGACGGCACGCCCCAGACGGTGGACCAGTATTCCCGTGATGTGTCTGCCTTCATGATGTGGATGGCCGAGCCGCACCTTGATGCGCGCAAGCGCATGGGCTTCCAGGTCATGATCTTCCTGGTGGTCCTGGCGGGGCTGCTCTATTTCACCAAGAAGAAAATCTGGAAGGACGTGGCGCACTGA
- the petA gene encoding ubiquinol-cytochrome c reductase iron-sulfur subunit yields MAHTETTGTNRRDFLYIATGAVGAVGVAGMVWPFIAQLQPDRSVLALSTTEVDLSPISEGQIVTVQWRGKPIFIFNRAAKDVELARAVPLSQLIDPQTDQDRVKAGHDNWLVVVGICTHLGCVPLGHQGNYDGWFCPCHGSQYDSSGRVRVGPAPLNLPVPPYQFLSDTKIVIG; encoded by the coding sequence CCTCTACATCGCGACCGGCGCCGTGGGCGCCGTCGGTGTGGCGGGAATGGTCTGGCCCTTCATCGCCCAGCTCCAGCCCGACCGTTCGGTGCTCGCTCTCTCGACCACGGAAGTCGATCTTTCCCCCATCTCTGAAGGCCAGATCGTAACCGTGCAGTGGCGCGGCAAGCCGATCTTCATCTTCAATCGTGCAGCCAAGGATGTGGAACTGGCGCGCGCGGTGCCGCTGAGCCAGCTCATCGATCCCCAGACCGACCAGGACCGGGTGAAGGCTGGCCATGACAATTGGCTGGTGGTCGTGGGCATCTGCACGCATCTGGGCTGCGTTCCGCTCGGCCACCAGGGCAATTATGACGGCTGGTTCTGCCCTTGCCACGGTTCCCAATACGACTCGTCCGGCCGCGTGCGCGTCGGGCCGGCGCCGCTCAACCTGCCGGTTCCGCCCTATCAGTTCCTCTCCGACACCAAGATCGTGATCGGCTGA
- a CDS encoding cytochrome b gives MEGHSTYQPKGKVARWFESRLPLIGLAHSSAVAYPTPKNLNYMWTFGAILTFMLICQIVSGVVLAMHYTAYAPISFARVEHIMRDVDFGWLIRYIHANGASMFFVAVYIHIFRGLYYGSYKAPREVLWILGVIIYLLMMATAFMGYVLPWGQMSYWGATVITNLFSAIPWIGETIVQWLWGGYSVGDPTLNRFFALHYLLPFMIAGVVGLHIWALHHVGQNNPAGVDVKSVAKDTVPFTPYATVKDIFATVVFLIFFAWFIFYIPNYLGHSDNYIPANPLSTPAHIVPEWYFLPFYAILRSVPDKLGGVLAMFGAIAVLAFLPWLDTSKVRSARYRPLYRQFFWIFVVVSVGLGYLGSQPAEGGYVIASRILTVYYFVHFLVILPLLGLFEKPKPLPASIADAVLAKGGATVVAGASAPHTKG, from the coding sequence ATGGAAGGACATTCCACCTACCAGCCCAAGGGCAAGGTGGCGCGCTGGTTTGAAAGCCGCCTGCCGCTCATTGGGCTCGCCCATTCCTCCGCCGTCGCCTATCCGACCCCCAAGAACCTCAATTATATGTGGACGTTCGGGGCCATCCTGACGTTCATGCTGATCTGCCAGATCGTGTCCGGCGTGGTCCTTGCCATGCACTACACGGCCTATGCGCCGATCTCATTTGCCCGGGTCGAGCACATCATGCGCGACGTGGATTTCGGATGGCTCATCCGCTACATCCACGCCAACGGCGCCTCCATGTTCTTCGTCGCCGTCTACATCCATATCTTCCGCGGCCTGTATTACGGCTCCTACAAGGCGCCCCGCGAAGTGCTGTGGATCCTCGGCGTCATCATCTACCTGCTGATGATGGCCACGGCCTTCATGGGCTATGTGCTTCCCTGGGGCCAGATGTCCTATTGGGGCGCCACCGTCATCACTAACCTGTTCTCCGCCATTCCCTGGATCGGCGAAACCATCGTGCAGTGGCTGTGGGGCGGCTATTCGGTGGGTGATCCCACGCTGAACCGCTTCTTCGCCCTGCATTACCTGCTGCCCTTCATGATCGCGGGCGTGGTCGGCCTGCATATCTGGGCACTGCATCATGTGGGTCAGAACAACCCGGCGGGTGTGGATGTGAAGAGCGTCGCCAAGGACACGGTGCCCTTCACGCCCTATGCGACGGTCAAGGACATCTTCGCCACGGTGGTGTTCCTGATCTTCTTCGCCTGGTTCATCTTCTACATTCCCAATTATCTCGGCCACTCCGACAACTACATCCCGGCCAATCCGCTCTCGACCCCTGCGCACATCGTGCCGGAATGGTACTTCCTGCCCTTCTATGCGATCCTGCGTTCGGTGCCGGACAAGCTCGGCGGGGTGCTGGCCATGTTCGGCGCCATTGCGGTGCTGGCCTTCCTGCCTTGGCTTGACACCTCCAAGGTACGCTCGGCCCGCTATCGTCCGCTCTATCGCCAGTTCTTCTGGATCTTCGTGGTGGTGTCGGTGGGGCTCGGCTATCTGGGTTCCCAGCCGGCCGAAGGCGGCTACGTGATCGCCTCTCGCATTCTAACCGTCTACTATTTCGTCCACTTCCTCGTGATCCTCCCGCTGCTCGGCCTGTTCGAGAAGCCGAAGCCGCTGCCGGCCTCCATCGCCGATGCGGTTCTCGCCAAGGGTGGGGCGACCGTCGTGGCCGGGGCCTCCGCCCCCCACACCAAGGGCTGA